The Sulfurimonas sp. genome includes the window CCCATAGCACCGATAAATAAGAAAATACCCATCCAAGTAAGTGTTTCATCGTCAAGTGTAGGCATCGCAGCAAAAGCCTCTGCATATTGAAGTGTTCCTGTATTCCAGTAAACTAAAAAGATACCAATTAGCATTCCAAGGTCAGCTATACGGTTCATAATGAAAGCTTCATTTGCCGCCCAAGTAGCACTCTCTTTGTGATACCAAAAACCAATAAGTCCCCATGAACAAAGACCAACACCTTCCCAACCTATGAAAAGACCTGCAAAGTTATCACTCATAACAAGAATTAGCATTGAGAAAACAAATGCTGATAACCAAGCAAAAAATCTGTTAAACGCTTTATCGTGATCCATGTAACCTATTGCGTAAACATGTACAACAGTTGAAACTAAACTAACAACCATCATCATTGTAACACTTACTTGATCAACTACAAAACCAAAAGGAATATATAAATTTCCTGTTTCCATCCAAGTCATCAACTCAACATGAACACTCTGACCAGTTGTAAGCACATGAACTAAAAGTACTGTACTGCTTAAAAAAGATACTCCAAGCAAAGCACTTGGAATAATTCCAGTTACTGTAGTTTTAGGTGAGGCAGCAAAAAGTGCCGCAAATAAAGAACCTACTAATGGTGAAAATAGTGCGATATATAAAAATATTTCCATTTATCTACCCTCTCATCGTTGACATTGACTCTAGGTCAATATTGTTATGTCGTTTATGCCAAACAATTAATAGACCAAGTCCTACAGCGACTTCACTAGCAGCAATTGCAATCACAAAAAATGCAAACATTTGTCCAGTTAAGTCACCATAAAAATGTGAAATCGCAGCAAAAGCAATATTTACAGAGTTTAGTAATATCTCTGATGCGAAAAACAACATTAAAAGGTTCTTTCTTCTCATTACACCTATTAAACCAATAGAAAATAAAATTGTAGAAAGTACAAGATAGTGATTTAGTCCTATTTCCATCATAAAAGTACCTTTTTATTTTTTTCTTTTTTTAAGTCTTTTATTTCAGCATCGCTCATTAGAGTCAAAGAAAGATCCATTTTCTTACCAGCTAAAACAATACCTGATATCATTGCAACAAGTAACATTACAGCAGCAACTTCAAAAGGAACAAGATACTTTGTAAAAAGTACTAAACCTATCTCTTGCGTATTACCAGCACCTTCAACCATTGGATAAAGAGCCTTAATATTATCGCCCACTATAGGAGCAGCAAAAATTAAAACCACTAAAATTGCGGCTAAAGTAGATAAGCCTGTAATTAAGTATTTATTTCCTTGTTTCTCTTTTAACTCTCTCGTAGTATCAAAAAACATCATCCCAAATGCATAAAGAGCCATAACAGCACCTGAATAAACAACAATCTGCACCGCACCTAAAAAATCAGCACCTAATATAAAGAAAAATGCTGATATAAAAATCATTCCTGCTGCTAATGCTGTTAAAGCATATAGTGCCTGTGATGTTGTTACCGTAATGTAAAACATCGTTATAGTTAAAAAAGCAAACAAATAAAAAGCAATCGCTTCAAACATACCCAAACTCCTTAATAAGCTAGAGGTGTTTTTTTAACACGCTCATCTTCATGTGGTGTAATTGCACCAAAACCTTCAAACTCTTGTTGAGTACCCGCTGTCATTACATCAAGTGGTGTTAGCATATCTGCAAAATCCACATAATGTTCTCTTTGATCACTTGCATTTTCGTATCTACCACCATGAGTAATAGCTAACTCTGGACAAACTTCTGCACAATATCCACAAAAGATACAACGCCCTAAGTTTATAGTGTAGTCAGTCACTTCTTTACGAGAGTTTTTATCTATCTTTGTATCTATTTTAATACAGTTTGATATACAAATTTTTTCACAAAGTCCACAACCAATACATCTTTCAGCATCTGACTCCCATAATCTTTTCATTTCATGGATAGCTCTATATCTTGGACCGATTGGCATCTGTTCTTGGGGGTAACTAATTGTATGTTTTTTAAACCATATTAGCTCTCTCATAACAACACCAAGACCAACAAAAAGTTCAAGTCTAAAACTTCTTTTTATAACTCGCTTAAATTTTTCCCAAGGTTCTGTTGGGTAATCCTCAATATCTACCATAAAGTATTCGTTAGAAATTTCTCTATTGTTAAATTGTTCGTTTTTCATCATTACCCCTTACATCAATACTATTGCAGTTACTAAAATGTTTAGTACCGCTATTGGCATTAATACTTTCCAGCATAACCACATTAATTGGTCTGGTCTTACATCTGGCCATGCAGCTCTTGTCCATAAAAAGAAAAAGAAGAAAAATGACATTTTTCCAAGTAATCCTAATGCACCAAACAAGCTACCATCTCCATATCCACCTAAAAATAATAAAGGTATTACAAAAGATATAAAGAACATATTTGCATACTCACCGATAAAAAATAGTCCCCATCTCATTCCAGAATACTCAGTACCAAAACCATCGATAATTTCATGGTCATTAGCAATAAGGTGGAATGGTGTACGACCAGTCTCAGCAAAAGCAGCTATCCAAAACAATATAAAAGCAACAGGTTGTGTCCAAATAATCCAATCTGTAATTCCACCTGCTTGATACTCATTAAAATCAATAAGTGAAAGTGAACCAACAAGCATAATTGGTGCAAGAATTGAAAGACCTGTAACTACCTCATAAGAGATAAATACAGCCGCACCACGAGCAGCAGAAAGTAATGCAAACTTATTCGCAGAAGCCATACCACCAAGAAGTGGACCGTAAAGACCAACTCCCATAATTCCTAAAATATATAATATACCAATATTTATATCTGCAACTATTGGATGTACTTCGTAACCAAAAATTGTAAATGATGGTAAAAATGGGATTGCAGCAGCTGCCATAAATGCAGTAGCAGCTGTAATAACTGGTGCTATCTTAAAGATAGGCGCTACTACATTTGTCGGGATAATATCCTCTTTTGTAAAAAGTTTTACCCCATCTGCTGCAACTTGAAGAAGTCCATAAGGACCAACATTCATTGGTCCAAGACGCCGTTGCATAAATGCAAGAATCTTACGCTCAAAGTAAGTTCCTATACCTGCAAGTGCAGAAAAGACAAGTAAAACTACAACGATTTTTATAACCGTTTCAATTAAATATGCTGTTTCCATATATTACACCTTTTGTATCGAAGCTGATGCAAAGCGATAACCGCTAAACAATGCCTCTGAATTTAGTTTAGAATCAAATGTTGGTAGTATTGCAATACTACCAGCTATTTTATTATCACTAATAATATTAAGAATAATTTTAGAATTATCATTTTCAACTCTTACACTATCCCCTTCACAGAATTCTGAATTTTCCAAAAACTCTTCACTCATATAAAGACCCGCAACTTCATCAAGATTTGTAGTCTTATTTGTAAAATCAGTAAATTGTCTCACAGGATTTGCTAGATAGATAATAGTACCTTCTAGTTTTTCATCATTTAATTTTTCTACATTTTGACTTGTACTTTTGTTAACTTTTACATTTTCTAAAACATAACCTCTAACTTCTGTGCCATCATTTTCATAATGATTAGGAAGATTATCAAAAGTTTGAGTTTTAAAACCAACACTTGTTGGAAGAGATTGTGTATACTCAATTACATTTTTTACGTTCATTCCAAGTGCATTTGCTATATCATTTAATTCATACCCATTATACTCAAGTGCTGCATTTGTTGGATTTACTCTTTTGTTGATTGATGTAAGAGTTCCTTCTTGTTGATTGATGGCTGGCATATCTAAATCGCCATCACCCAATGCCGATAATGTGAAATCAGCTTTTGTATTGTAACCGATACTGTATTCTCCCGCTTCCTCATCAAGTTCACAAATAAGAGCAACACCTAGAGAGTTAGTTAATGGAGGTATAATTGTTAAAGCTATATCACTACATTTTTCAACAAGAGCAACTAGTCTTGCAAGATTTTTAGAGTTTGGATGATTATATAAATCTGGTCCAACTATCATAGCAAACGAGTCTTTTTTCTTTAAATTTTTCTCTAAAGCTTCCATAAAATTATCACTTGCACCTAAAAGTGTTAAAAGAGAATTGTCATCAACAACAACTTCTTTAGAAACTTTTTTAGGAACCATTTTAGTTTTTTCTACTTCAACTTCTTCCTCTTCCCCTGTTTCTTTATTGACTTTCATCTCTTTAACAATCTCAACTACTTTTTCTTTTATAGTTTCTTCAACTGTTATAGTTTTTTCAGAATGAAACGATGCTAAATACTCAACCACTTTCGCAGGTAGTTTTTCTTTATCTCCAAATAAGTCTAGAATTAAATAAAGGACTACTTCTTCTTGAAGTGGAGCATGAGTGACAGTCATTATACTTTTACCAAGACCTTCGATGATAGGGTCTTTTACAGGATGAAAATATAAACCAGCACCTTTATTAACTGTCATAGAATTATTTAGTGCATATCTGGCATTTGGATTATCACTCTTAAGAGCTGATCCAACAGATATAACAAAGTTAGACTTATGAGTAGACTTTAAGTCACTTCCCCAAAGTTTTGTTCCACTAATTTCACTATAATTTTTCATAAATGTAGCAAAAGATTTTGCTTCATTATTTATAAGTTTATAACCATGCTTCTCTTTTAGAGTTTGCAGTATGTATGCTTCTTCATTTGTAATAGTTGAAGTAAACTTTATAGTATCTGCTTTTTTGAAAGCTTCAAGAGCAGATGTAAATGCTTTTTCATCTTTAGTAACATTTGTGTTTTCATAATCAAAACCATATCTACCAGCACCGCAAAGTGACACATAATTCCATTCATTCATCACACGATAAATTTTCTTCTCAGGGTTATCTATGCTTGTATGCTTAACATCATAAGTTATTTGACAACCAGCAGAGCAGTGACCACAGGTTGCTGGAATTTGTTCTAACTCCCAAGCATTTGATTTATATACAAACTGGGTATCTACTAATGCTCCAACAGGACAAACAGATGCACACTCTCCACAAGAAGTACAATCAAGAACATCAGTTCCATTTGTTAAACCAATAAGAGATTTATTTAGTTTGTTCCACATTGCGTAAGCATCTTTTGGCATCTCATCTTTATACTCAGCCTCAAGAGCATCTGCTCCTCTTGGAATTGTTTTAAGAGAGTTGTCACCAATCATATCTTTACATACAGTTGAACATCTTTCACAAACGATACAAAGACCAGAGTTATACTGAATATGTCCCCAATCATGAGTAGTTCTAGCCACATCTTTAACTGCAAAGTGTTGAGCATCTACTCCCATATCTAGAGTGTAGTTTTGTAGTTCACACTCACCAGACTGATCACAAACACCACATTCAAGAGGATGATTTACATCATAAACTTCCATTATGGCGCGTCGTTCTTGCTCTATATTTTCTGTTGATGTCGTGATATTCATACCATCTTTTGATTTTGCATTACAAGCATAAGCTTGTTTTCCATCAACTTCAACTAAACATAATCTACATGCAAGAGTTGGACTACATCTCGAGAGATAACAAATTGCAGGAATATATATATCATTTGCACGAGCAGCATTTAATATAAGCTCTCCCTCTGAAGTTTGAACCTCTTTGTTATCAATTGTAATTGTTATATTGTTACTCATTTATAACCTCTATTTTAACTTGATTGTATCTATAATTTGAAGTTTTCGAATCCATGCTAAAAATTGGATTGTAAGCAATAGTGCCTTTCATATACTTATCCACTTTAAAGCGTCTAACGAACTCAACTCCATCAATGCTAAACTTCACATTATCTCCTGATTTGATTTTTGAACAAAGTGCAAACTGTTTCGAACCAAGAAGGTCTTCTTTTTCAATAATTTGCTTACAATTTTTTGTAAACTCACTAAACTGGTCTAATGGATTTCTAGCATAAACTACACTTCCGTTAAACTCACCTAACTCTTCAACTTCTTCTATTTTTGGCTTTTTTCTATTTGTTTTTGGCTCAATTTTATAACCTCTATATGCTGTACCACTATTATCATAATAGTTATCAAGATTATCAAACTCAATCTCTTTAAAGCCAAGTTTTGAAGTATAATCGATAATATTTTGAGTTTTTACGCCAAGGGCAGATGCTATGTCGTTTAACTCATATCCATTATAAAATGCACCAGCATTTAAAATAACTAAATCTTTATCAATATTTACAAAGGTACCTTCTTGCTGATTTAAAGCAGGCATATCTAAATCTCCATCACCTTTTGCTTTTAAAGAAAAATCTGCTTTCACATTATAACCTAGAGTAGAACCATTTTCTTTTTTGTCTAAATCACAAATCAGACTAACACCTAAAGTATTTGTAACAGGAGGAATTACCATAATTTTAAAAGCAGTATTTTTTTGGATATATGCTGCTATTAATGCTATGTTTTTTGCTCTTGGATGATTTATAATATCTTCACCTATAATAAGGATAGGATTATTTTTTCTTGCATAATTGCTTTTTAAAGTATCTAATTCTTCTTCAGAAATATTACTTTCTCCGCTAAGATACCCAATATCAAGAGAATCAAAAAACTCTTCTTGAGTTGACTTATCTTCTACAAAAACATCAGCTATCATTGCTAAAGCCGCTTCTTCACTTCCCACTTCATTCTTAATGAAAAGTGAAACCATATTTGCAACATCTTTTTCTTCAACAGGATGAATAGAAGATATATAAGCCTTGTTATTTCCAACTGCTTGAGATAATGCAAATTTTAAGATAGGGTTATCACTTTGAAGTGAACTTCCAACACTTATAACAAAATCACTTTTCTTTAAATCATCAAGAGTTGCATTATAAAGAGAAGTATTTGCCATGTCTGCAAAACTACTCATAAACTCTTGAAAGCTTCTAGCTTCTTCATTAACAAGATTAAACCCAAGTTTTTTCTTCAAAAGGTTTAGTAAATATGCTTCTTCATTCGTAATATTTGAAGTAAACTCTACATTTTTAGCATTTGAAAAAGCCTCAACCGCTTTGTTAAATGCTATATTGTCTTTTGATTCAACTCTGTTTTCATAATCAAATCCAAATCTTCCCGCTCCACACAGAGCTGTAAAATCTGCCTCGTTTGTAACTCTTTTGATATCTCCATCCTTTGATTCATAATATAATGAACAAGCACTTGAACAGTGCGAACAACTTGAAGGGATTTTATCTAATTCCCAAGCATTTGATGTGTATTTGAAATTAGTAGATGCCATAGCCCCAACAGGGCAAACAGAGACACACTCTCCACACTCGATACAATTTGCCATATTTATCTCTATGCGAGATTTATAACCACCTGCTAAAATGTAAAGAGCTTCAACTCCTACAATTTCATTACAGGTAGAAGTACATTTTTCACATAAGATACAAAGAGCAGGGTCGTAAGTATGAACTCCCCATTTCTTCTTTTTTCTAGCTATGTCACGAACTCCAAAATCCTGAACGCCTATATCAAACTCTAAAGTTTTGTTTTGTAAATCACACTCTCCACTTTTATCGCATACGCCACACTGTAAAGGATGGTTTACATTATAAAGTTTCATAATGTTTTGTCTTTCTTTATACAAAGCATCTGAATCTGTTGTAAATTCCGAACCTTCAGTCGGATTAGTATTACAGCTTAATATAAATCCATCTACATTTTTTGCCTCAACAACACACATTCTACAAGATGCATTAGGAGTTGTTTTAGTAAGATAACACATGGTAGGGATATATATATCTTCACGACGCGCAACTTGAAGTATGCTTTCTCCTTGTTTAGCCACAACAGAATTGCCATTGATTTTAAAATTTATCATGTTGCAACCATTGCTATGTAATAACATCTCATACAGCGATTTGCTTCCGTTATAGCTTGTTCTTGAGTGAAACCAAAATTGACTTCTTTGTTATTGTCTTTTCTATTATCAACATCTAAAACTTCACTCTTTTGTCTAGGAATACCTGGTAACCAACCTGTAATTTTTTCATCTTTATCATAAACGCGTAGACTTCTTAAATGGTCTTCCATAATCTCATCATCATTTAGACTTATTTCTCCACTTTGAAGATATCGAAGCATTACTGATGTTCCACGCTTTGCTTGACCAACGGCGTTAACAATTGTCATAGGACCATATTCACAATCTCCACTAGCAAAAACACCTTTGCGAGTTGTCATATAGTCTTTTCCATTTGTCTTAATAGTTCCCCATGAGGTCATACCTATTTCCCATTCTGGAGGAAGTAATTCTAAATCTGCTGATTGAGAAACTGCTGGAATTATAAAGTCTGTTTCAATACTATAAGAAGCACCTTCAACTTTTACAAGTTGTGCGCGACCACCATTTGGGTCTGGCACTAACTCATATTTATCAACATCAAGTGATTTTAAGATATTATTTTCATCATTCATTTTATTTACTGCTGAATGAAAAAGAAATTCCACTCCTTCTTCAACAGCTTCATGATACTCTTCATAGGTTGTATTTTTTATAATTGTCTTTTCATCACGACGATAAATCATATAAACTTTTTTAGCATTAGCACGAATGGCACAACGAACAACATCCATCGATGTGAAACCCCCACCAACACACACAACAGTTTTACCTGTTAAATCAACTGCTTCTCCGATGCCATATTTATCCCAAAGATTAACTTGGTCAAGCATCTCTATAGCTGACCAATAACCTTCAACATCTTCTTTCTCATTATCACAACGAACTTTTTTACTTATTCTTGTTCCTGTTGCAACCATAATAGCGTCATATTCTGTTTCAAATCTTCTCATATCATCTGCTGTGACTTTAGAGTTAAGTATAAAATTAACACCCATATCTCTAACACACTCTATATCTTGGTTATATTTATCTATTGGCATTCTGTACTCTGGAACACCTACTGCAACTTCTCCCCCAAGGACAGGAAGTTCTTCATAAACATCAACTTCCACTCCCTGGGCAGCAAGATAGTAAGCAGTAGTTAAACCAGCAGGACCAGAGCCTATAACAGAAACTTTTTTGCCCATAGGCTTTTTCTTTTTCTCCATTGGATGATAAAAACCAAGACCATGATCGCTCTCCCAATCAGCACCTAATCGTTTAAGTTCCATAATAGATATAGGCTCATCAAGATTGGTTCGACGACAAGCATCTTCACAAGGGTGAGGACAAACACGACCACAAACATGAGCAAGAGGCATGGTTTTACGAGTAGCAGCTAAAGAGTCATAAAATCGTAAATCTCTTACACCTTCTATATATGCTGGAATATCTACATGAGATGGACACATATCAGTACATGGAGCAGTTATTTTAGCTATATAACTAACTTCTTGGGTGTAATGTTTAGATGCTTTTTGATTATTGATGCAATCCATAAACTCATCTTCAAAATGTGTCATTAAATCAATAATTGGATTTGGAACAGTCTTTCCAATCTCACATTTTGAAGTAAGTTGCATAGACTTACCAATCTCTTTTAAATGCTCCATATCAGCAATAGAGCCTTCTCCACGAGCAATCTTATCGAGTTGGTCATAAAGAATTCTTCCGCCCCATCTTCCAGGTGCGCATCTTCCACAAGCTTCTGAATACTCTTGATACTGAGCAGCATACTCCATAGCTAAACGAATAACATCTACATCTTCTTTAAATAATGCAACACCATCCCAACCTATAAAGGCTTTAGAATCACGGTGGTCATCGTATATTGCTGGTAGATTATATGCTGATTCTTTCCACTCTTCTTGAGGTTTACCAATATTGTTTATCAGCTCCCCTTTCCAAGTAGAAAAATATACTTTACTCAAAATAAATTCCTAGCCTTTTTTCACTACGATAGTCCAATCGACTTCGTTAAACTTTAAAGAGTTCATAAGCTCATAGCCACACTCTTTTACAAGATCAGCAGACTTTTGAATAGGTGTAAAGTTACCTATTTCAAACAAAAAGATTGCAACTTCACCCTCTTTATGTTGGGCTAAAAGTTCTTTCATACGAGGTTCAAACTCTTTTTTTAAATGTCTTAAATCATATCTTTTCATTATCGATCAACCTCTCCAAAAACTATGTTTGTTGTACCAATAATAGAAACAACATCTGGAATATAGTGACCTGGTAAAAGGTCAGTTAAAATACCTGTATGCCAAAAAGATGGAGCACGAAGTTTTAGTCTATAAGGATAAGGTCCGCCTTGAGAATTTATAAAGAAGCCAAGCTCACCTTTTGGTGATTCAGTTGCTACATATACTTCTCCAACTGGAGGACGCATACCTTGTGTTACTAAAACGAAATGTTGCATCAAAGAGTAGTTTTGAGTCATAATATCCATCTTAGATGCTGATATATATTTTGGAGAATGAGCCATTAATTCAGTTTGTCCATCTTCAACACACTTAGCATACATATCCATACATTGGTAAAGAATCTTAGCAGTTTCACGCATCTCTTCCATATAAATACGATATCTTGCAAAGTTATCGCCTTTGTCAGACCAAGGAACATTAAATTCTACTTCATCATACAACTCATAAGGCTCTTCTTTACGAATATCCCAAGGAGTTCCAGATGCTCTAAGCATTGGACCTGTACAACCCCATGAGTGTGACATCTCTTTAGAAATAACTCCAACATCTTCCATTCTCATAAGCCAAATACGGTTAGTGTCAAGAAGGTCTTCATAATCTTTAATATTTTGAGGAAGTTCATCTAAAAAAGTCTTTAGTTGAGAGATAAATGTATCTTGAATATCTAAAGGAACTCCACCTATGCGGATTGCCGAATGAGTAAGTCTAGCTCCACAATATCCCTCGATTATATCCATCAAATATTCTCTTTCACGAAATGCGAAAAGGAAGACTGTCATAGCTCCAATATCAAGTGCGGTTGTCGCCAACCAGAATAAGTGACTCATCAAACGATTTATCTCTAAAAGCATCATTCTGATAACTTTTGCACGACGAGGAACTTCTAAACCAATTAATTTTTCAACAGCTAGTGCAAAACCATAGTTATTTGAAGAAGAAGCGATATAGTCCATTCTGTCTGTTGTTGGCATGAACTCGTTATATATCATGTTCTCAGCCATTTTTTCCATTCCACGATGAAGGTATCCAACATCTGGATGAGCTTTTACGATTTGTTCTTGTTGTAAATGAAGCATTAAGCGTAATTGACCGTGAGCAGATGGATGCTGAGGACCAAAGTTTAAGATAAGTTCATTATCATCTCTATCAAAAGTAATATTCTCAAAAAACGGTGTTAATCTATTTTTTATTTGTGCCATATTTTCGCCACCCTATCTTTGTGGGTCATCAACAATAGTTGTTGAATCTCTATCAAATTTCTTAATTAAGAATACTCCACCCTCTTCTTGGTAAGGCTGTATTACTTCTGGCTCATCTCCAGTAATTTTTGTTCCTTTTGGAACTTCATGACCTAAGCGAGAAAATCTATCTGAATCATATCTATCTACTCTTGCAGTATCTCTAATTTCAGGTCCTATCTCTTCTCTTGCCTCTTTTCCATAGATCTTATCAACTTCATACCAAGCAGCTGCTTCATCACCTTGAAGTGGGTAAGTTTTTAGAAGTGGATGTCCGCTCCAGTCATAAGGCATAAGGATTCTCTTCATAAAAGGATGTCCATTTGCTTCGATTCCAAACATGTCAAACATTTCACGCTCACTCCAGTCAGCACAGCGAAAAAGTTTTTCAACAGAATTAACAGCTTCACCATTTTGAATAAACATCTTAATACGAATACGCTTTCTCTTATTCATACTTAGCATTTGATAAAAAACTTCAAAACCATTTCTATCTGCAATCCAATCAATAGCGCTCATTTCTGAAAGCTGAGAATATTCTAACTCATCTCTCATAAATTCTAAAACTTTGTAATTGTCCTCTGGATTTATAAATACTACAAGTTGCTTAACTTGAATAAAAGCGTCTAAAACTTCAAACTTAGATTTAATAGCTTCTAAATCTGCGTTGAAAACTTCATCACTCTCAGGTGGGCTTTTTGGCACTTGTGGAGATTTGTAAAATCTATCTGTGTAATATGCTTTAGCTTGAACATTATCTTTAGCTTTATATGCTCTCATTACATTAGCCTTTTTGCTTTTTGTGCTTTAGATGCATGATTTGCACGAATTTTTTGCTGGAGTAACATAACTCCATATTGAAGCGTTTCAGGACGAGGAGCACAACCAGGAAGATATAAATCTACAGGAATAATTCTATCAACACCTTGAACAGTTGCGTAAGTGTTAAACATACCGCCAGTATTTGCACATGAACCCATAGATATAACCCATCTAGGCTCTGTCATTTGATCATAAAGTCTTTTGATAAATTCTGCATGTTTTTTAGTAAGAGTTCCAGCAACTATCATAACATCCGCTTGTCTTGGAGATGCTCTAAAGATTGTTCCAAATCTGTCAAAGTCATATCTTGAAGCACCTGATGCCATCATCTCAATACCACAACAAGCAAGACCATAAGTAAGCGCCCAAAGTGAGTTTGAACGTCCCCAGTTTACAATCTTGTCTATACTTGTAAGTGCGACAGGCAATCCACCGTCTTGTGTGTAATTTACTTTATGTTGTGCCATTCAAGCGCTCCTTTTTTCCATGCATATACGAAACCAATAGTCAATAATCCTATAAACATTAACATCTCAGCAAATCCAAACCAGCCAAGTAGTCTAAAATCTACTGCCCATGGAAACATAAAAATAATCTCAACATCAAACAGTAAAAAAAGTAATGCAAACAGATAAAATTGTGGCGAAATTCTGTTTGGTTGTTTCGTGATTTCAGGTCCACATTCGTAAACCGAAAGTCTAATTTTTTCGCTATCTCTAGCTGCCAACGCACGACTCGCAAGTCGAGCAATAATTGTCGTAGCAGTAAATGCACCAAATGTTACAACAAATAGTACAAATACCCCAAAATACGGATTTGCAGTGCTTATGTGCTCCATATAACCTACCTTATAAATATTTTTTTCATTTTTTTTGAGCATAACTCTAGAAAAAATAGTTAGTACACTATATCAAAAAGAGTATTAAAGAAAGGATAAGAGTAAGTTAAGAATATATAAGTGTAACTAAAAGAAACGCTATTCTTGATTTTCAATAGAAAATGTGTATATTAGTAACACTTTCTATTTTAAAGGATTATTTATGCAAAAAACCCATTGATTTTTCACTATCGAAATTAGCATCTTTTTCTCTTTTTATTTCACTTACGAAGGCTTCTAAAGTAAAAAGTGGCTCATCTGTAACAGCAACTTTATATGCTGTATTTTTTATAATCAAATTAATTTGACCACCTGTTAATGGGTATGAGGCTAATTTAGCAACATCAAAATCTTTTTCATATGGAGCTTCTTGTGGTAACATTTTTTCCCATAATTCTACTCTTTGAGCTTCAGATGGTTTTTTAAATTCTATTTTGTAGTTAA containing:
- a CDS encoding 2Fe-2S iron-sulfur cluster-binding protein: MINFKINGNSVVAKQGESILQVARREDIYIPTMCYLTKTTPNASCRMCVVEAKNVDGFILSCNTNPTEGSEFTTDSDALYKERQNIMKLYNVNHPLQCGVCDKSGECDLQNKTLEFDIGVQDFGVRDIARKKKKWGVHTYDPALCILCEKCTSTCNEIVGVEALYILAGGYKSRIEINMANCIECGECVSVCPVGAMASTNFKYTSNAWELDKIPSSCSHCSSACSLYYESKDGDIKRVTNEADFTALCGAGRFGFDYENRVESKDNIAFNKAVEAFSNAKNVEFTSNITNEEAYLLNLLKKKLGFNLVNEEARSFQEFMSSFADMANTSLYNATLDDLKKSDFVISVGSSLQSDNPILKFALSQAVGNNKAYISSIHPVEEKDVANMVSLFIKNEVGSEEAALAMIADVFVEDKSTQEEFFDSLDIGYLSGESNISEEELDTLKSNYARKNNPILIIGEDIINHPRAKNIALIAAYIQKNTAFKIMVIPPVTNTLGVSLICDLDKKENGSTLGYNVKADFSLKAKGDGDLDMPALNQQEGTFVNIDKDLVILNAGAFYNGYELNDIASALGVKTQNIIDYTSKLGFKEIEFDNLDNYYDNSGTAYRGYKIEPKTNRKKPKIEEVEELGEFNGSVVYARNPLDQFSEFTKNCKQIIEKEDLLGSKQFALCSKIKSGDNVKFSIDGVEFVRRFKVDKYMKGTIAYNPIFSMDSKTSNYRYNQVKIEVINE
- a CDS encoding FAD-dependent oxidoreductase; this encodes MSKVYFSTWKGELINNIGKPQEEWKESAYNLPAIYDDHRDSKAFIGWDGVALFKEDVDVIRLAMEYAAQYQEYSEACGRCAPGRWGGRILYDQLDKIARGEGSIADMEHLKEIGKSMQLTSKCEIGKTVPNPIIDLMTHFEDEFMDCINNQKASKHYTQEVSYIAKITAPCTDMCPSHVDIPAYIEGVRDLRFYDSLAATRKTMPLAHVCGRVCPHPCEDACRRTNLDEPISIMELKRLGADWESDHGLGFYHPMEKKKKPMGKKVSVIGSGPAGLTTAYYLAAQGVEVDVYEELPVLGGEVAVGVPEYRMPIDKYNQDIECVRDMGVNFILNSKVTADDMRRFETEYDAIMVATGTRISKKVRCDNEKEDVEGYWSAIEMLDQVNLWDKYGIGEAVDLTGKTVVCVGGGFTSMDVVRCAIRANAKKVYMIYRRDEKTIIKNTTYEEYHEAVEEGVEFLFHSAVNKMNDENNILKSLDVDKYELVPDPNGGRAQLVKVEGASYSIETDFIIPAVSQSADLELLPPEWEIGMTSWGTIKTNGKDYMTTRKGVFASGDCEYGPMTIVNAVGQAKRGTSVMLRYLQSGEISLNDDEIMEDHLRSLRVYDKDEKITGWLPGIPRQKSEVLDVDNRKDNNKEVNFGFTQEQAITEANRCMRCYYIAMVAT
- a CDS encoding NADH-ubiquinone oxidoreductase subunit E family protein; its protein translation is MKRYDLRHLKKEFEPRMKELLAQHKEGEVAIFLFEIGNFTPIQKSADLVKECGYELMNSLKFNEVDWTIVVKKG
- the nuoD gene encoding NADH dehydrogenase (quinone) subunit D, which produces MAQIKNRLTPFFENITFDRDDNELILNFGPQHPSAHGQLRLMLHLQQEQIVKAHPDVGYLHRGMEKMAENMIYNEFMPTTDRMDYIASSSNNYGFALAVEKLIGLEVPRRAKVIRMMLLEINRLMSHLFWLATTALDIGAMTVFLFAFREREYLMDIIEGYCGARLTHSAIRIGGVPLDIQDTFISQLKTFLDELPQNIKDYEDLLDTNRIWLMRMEDVGVISKEMSHSWGCTGPMLRASGTPWDIRKEEPYELYDEVEFNVPWSDKGDNFARYRIYMEEMRETAKILYQCMDMYAKCVEDGQTELMAHSPKYISASKMDIMTQNYSLMQHFVLVTQGMRPPVGEVYVATESPKGELGFFINSQGGPYPYRLKLRAPSFWHTGILTDLLPGHYIPDVVSIIGTTNIVFGEVDR
- a CDS encoding NADH-quinone oxidoreductase subunit C is translated as MRAYKAKDNVQAKAYYTDRFYKSPQVPKSPPESDEVFNADLEAIKSKFEVLDAFIQVKQLVVFINPEDNYKVLEFMRDELEYSQLSEMSAIDWIADRNGFEVFYQMLSMNKRKRIRIKMFIQNGEAVNSVEKLFRCADWSEREMFDMFGIEANGHPFMKRILMPYDWSGHPLLKTYPLQGDEAAAWYEVDKIYGKEAREEIGPEIRDTARVDRYDSDRFSRLGHEVPKGTKITGDEPEVIQPYQEEGGVFLIKKFDRDSTTIVDDPQR